The sequence below is a genomic window from Microbacterium sp. cx-55.
CCGCGAGGCGGTCCGACAGCACGGCGTCGCTGATGCCGAGCACCGCGCGGCGGAGAGCGGCGAAGGAGGCGTCGTCGTCTTCGCCGAGGACCGCGAGGATCATGCCGTTCCAGCGTTTGCCGAGCACCGAGAACGCACGCGTGATCGCCGCGTCGCACTGCGGCAGTTCGTGTCGTCCCCCATCCATCCCCCCAGTCTACTCGTGCTA
It includes:
- a CDS encoding winged helix-turn-helix transcriptional regulator gives rise to the protein MDGGRHELPQCDAAITRAFSVLGKRWNGMILAVLGEDDDASFAALRRAVLGISDAVLSDRLAELADAGLIVRIVDAGPPVSVRYHLTDAGERLIPLLRQLGEWADGSLTPAD